The following is a genomic window from Malus sylvestris chromosome 7, drMalSylv7.2, whole genome shotgun sequence.
GTCCTCCTCTACTACTAGCTTGTAATGGAAAATGACAATGGAGATACCAgagtaagaagaaaaaaaaatctcatgaACCTAAACAACCCCTACACCACATGGCAGTTATGGATCTGGATTCCCATACATGAAGAAGTCCGAACAACATATTACTCTGCTTTACTCTAAAACTATTTAGAGTCAAGTAGATCAGAGTAAGAATGCCTTTGTAGTCTGGTCAGGAAATAAACAACTTTCATCTCAAAGCTTCACACATAGAGCAATGATGCCACTATCATTCTGTTGGGAGCCTCATTGATGTTGACACTAAATTTGCGCACTGCCGTGTGTGAAGGAAATGCTCAGACTCGACTACCTATAAAACAATAAACAACCGTGACTAAGCCTAGGACCCGAGGGGTGTGTGTCGGCCAAAGGCTCTCCGACAGCCAAGTTAGTGAACATTTTTAGACTCAGGCAATTTGCAAGAGAATTCAAGTGTTTATGTTACGTTACTAGAGATAAACCCTAGACGGGTGTATTTACATCGTGGGGAAAGAAACCTTTTTAGGGTAGAATCCTTGTTCTAAGCTGGGAGATTTCTAAAAGATATCTAGAAGTGGATATTTCACATTCTTAGAAGGTATGATTACTTATGATGAACGCCAATTCCTAGATTGTAAGAACTCCAAGTCTTAAATGATCCAATGGAGTTGCTAGGACTTCACCTATTGCCCTAGAATAGGGTGGTGATGGCACTACTTCTCCGTCTAGTCCAGCTCCGCCCGGAGCCAATGAGTCCATGACTGGACTTCTGAGGCAACTGCATTCGGATCAGCCTTACTCTGGCCTTGGAAAATCATGGATCAACAATCGCCTCTAACTTTGCATCTAAAAGGCAACTTGTTCCTCTTGAGGATGAATTGTTACCCAAGGTCATGCTTTTCGGAGTAAGCTGGAATACGTACTGTTTGGTCTTTTACTTTTATGTTGATTTGACCCTTGGCGTTAAAATTAAACTACTGAGTCGCTTTGGTTTATGTCACGTAACCCTTAGAATCGTGCAAAATCAACTGTAATGATGACGGATGCCTCCATTTAGTGTGCACGTTTCAAAAAAACCAATCACATGTTTCTTTAAGTGGCTTCGATCTTATACGCGTCAATCCAAAAAATAAAGACTTTTCACATTCAATGGCGATATCCTTTAGTGACTTACTTTAAATAGCTACTTCCCCTTTGAGATTTCTAGTCATTTTCACTTTCACACCATGGAACCTCTGCATTATAACCAAAGTTTTCTTTCCACACTCAGTTTCCTCTCTGATCTTTCGATGTTCgaaattcatcaaccaaaaacctacttttttttttcttaaaaatttcTGCCAAACGAAACTAAGTAATACCCAATTTAGCCATAATTCCATGCTAATATCCTTCGTTTTTTGAGATTTGTTCCATAACATTCATCCCTTCGTAGTATCCTCCATGCAGTCTTTGCATATGGGTGGAATCCCAATAACATGTTGAGATTCTTTAGAGGGTTCTTCATCTCTgctttcttcctcatcctccatTTGTGGACGACGACGGTGAAATATCTCCATCAGAATGCTCGCCCTCAATGTAGTATCTTGCTCGGAATGAAGCAAGATGGGCATATTACGCAATTAGTCCTACCGTAAAAACTCCATTAGCATCATTGATTCTAGCCAAGTAGCTTTCAAAAATTTCTTTTGCCAGGGGTGAAGGCTTGTCACCCCAAAATTGTAGTATCTATTTAAGCCCTTTTACTAGGACTTTGATAATAAACATGTGCTTGTGAGAACTTTTTACTTTTCTTACACCTTCTTATTTAAATTCGATAAAATCTTTCCAAAGTAAacgaatttttagaaataaaataagCAACGGAGCATAATACGAGTAAGCTTGTGGATCTGGGGCAAAACTCAAAAGCTCTTTTGGTAATGTTGATTCGGAAAAACATTACCTTAGAGAAACAACCTGCAAGAAACAaaccaataatttttttttaccttggCCCAATTCTTGGATCAAGGATTTCAATACTTGCAATGTAGTATTAGGAGGGGATTTCTTTCCCAGACTGGATCACGTGTTAGTATCCAGTGAAGCTTAAACTAAAGTTTTATAGAGACTTGGTTGTTGGCATGTGGGTCGAAAACACTTTTTGAATCCTTTTGTCGGACCCTATGCATCGAACCTAAGCGTTTTTAATTGGACTAACTTGACTAGCTTGGTCAGATCATATCGGAGCTCCATTGGAATAAAATTCCTCTTGAGGATTTCCTTGTCTAAATGCCCCTTTCAGACCTACAAACATACAATGTTGCAGAATATACTTGACTTAGTACGTTGGTCCAGGATAGAAGTAGTCGTACTCAGGGTCAGAGTTCAGAGCCACCTTCGGATGATTTTTGGATTGGCTCATTTCCAATATTCCCTTAAATGGCATATAGCCTAGGTTTGAATGTTATAACCCATAACTTTGCTAGTTGTATAAACTTTCAAGATGCCGAAGGCAGGGCTGGCCCTAAGGGGGTGCCGGGGGTGCGATCGCATAATGCCCCTGATTTTTAGGGGCCCCTGAATTCTACTAACCTTTATAACATATACATATAGATGGAGTATGAACATAGTTCACAATGTTGCTTAGGGGAGTATGAACATAGTATCtacatatacatatagataGAGTATAACATATACCCTAGATGAGTGTGTTTATACCGTTGGAGTTTGATTACTTGCGGCGCACGCCTATCCTTATATTGTAGAGACTCCAAAACTTGTAGGATCTAATTGTGTCCATATCCAGATCAGATGGCTTGTCTTGCAgaacaagcatggtcatccAGCGGAGTTGCGATGAGTGAAAGATTTTATAGTGTTTTTTAGGCTTTAAAAAGTTAAGGCTCTCCCCTAAGATTTTGAATGAATTCCCTTAAActccaaggttctaaaaaacgctggGCGCTAGTCGAGCGGcgggctagcgcctagcgcctaggcggctaggcggggtctaggagggcgcctaggcggcctaggcggatttaggtaaatttcttatatattttatgaatcaattaaatttattatatcaaatgtaaataattattgacttatatgttatttcttataaaaGAAGATACATATGTGAATGTTTTTTGTACATATATGATATACTTGCCTAGgaaaaaatacaaaacattttctaaataatttatataagatttatatatgtgtgtgtatatatatatatatatatatatatatatatatatacacacatacaccaaacttttaaaaatataaaaagcccAGTGGGTGGTTTTCATTACCAAAACCATCAAACCGTCCACCTCACATCACCTGTCCACCTTGTGGTTTCATAATTAAAACCATGTCAGAGTCCATAGTtcttataattaattattaaaaccaTGCTTTTGAGCTTGGGTTCCCAGTCAACTTGCACGGTTGCACTTGCACCAATACATATTCAAATGTTTAagcctctttctctctctctctctctctctctctccgtctctctctctctctctctctctctctctcttttcgcACTCTCTCTTTTCTGAGTTTTTCTAGAAATCTCTAGCAAGCAGCCATAGCTTCCGATGCAGGTGCAGGTGCAAGTACAGATGCCAAATACGAGGTGTGAGATGCGATGCAGGTGTTGGAAACTTGGAGTTGCAGATACTACGAGAGTTCGAGGCGAGAGAGTTGCAGTCTTGCAGAGCCTTCGATGGTGGCGAGAGTTGCGGAGCACTTTGTGCGATGGCAAGAATTTCAGACCGCCTAGAGCGCCGCCTAACATCGTCTAGACCACCTAGAGTGCCtagcgggtgcctaggcggccgcctaagTCCCCACCGATTTTTTTAACGATTTTCCCCAAATCACAGCGGGCTTCCACCGCCGaacgcctaggcggccgccttgagcgttttttagaacactgaacATGAAGTCTATGAAGCCTTATTAAACTTTATGGATTTATAACTCTTTTAAAGTccttaaaaaaatcaatataatacACCCCTTAAAAGACTAAAGattaaaagttaaaagaaattgaaactaagaatgaaaaatagaaaagcatcttaaaaaggagaaattgactagttagtaattgaaaaagaCCGAATTAAGacaattaaaattctaaattacATGTGCATATGATTCAAAATTATTGACACGTGGTAAGCAAAATGCCACGTGGGATCCATGCACTAAGGGAGGGATATGtacatttatttttgtttgactAAGATGCTTCACTAAAACACCATAAGAAGGTACAATGGACAGCTCAAAATGGTCCATTCGAAACACAaatataaaagcttcatcaaaagatatTGTTGCATGAAAACTATTACAAACAGTGGCGAAGTCAGGAATTATCAGGAAGAGCGGTGAAATTTAAAAGTGTAAAAAgtcctaaaaatatttagacaaCCAATTTCTTTTAGATAGTAGACAATATTAATTCGTTCATATTTTACCAATAAAAACAAGTTACAACTGTTGTCGCATGAGGTTTCATGTCATGAAATCGTGGCATAACAGGCTCATTACCAATAAAAGCAAAAACATCTCTGTCAATGTAAACAACCATGCCGTTACTTAAGCACTGATCTCTCATTTTGTTACGCAGTTGTTTTTCACAATATCCgatgttttaaataaaatttttgttGAAAGCTTTTGAtaatatttcaaaataataataaaaaagaagaaaaaagtagaAGTGGCTTGCATCTGTATCATTGTTAgccacaacaaaaataaaactttgtgTTTCAACTTAAATAGCAGTAAACCCAAGAACTGtcacctttttcttcctccaaCTCCTTTAAACCACTGTTTTCTGCAACAGTCGTGGCTCGCACTGGAAATGCCGATATTTTGACTTATTTCCTAGATATTAGCCGGTAAAGCGATGTTAAACATGCATTTGCTTATATCGGCGAGGTAGATTCTCGCCTATAGTatagattaaaaaataaataaaaaaaagcagcGTGTAGAGGAGCAACAACATTCTTTGCAGGTTCCATGTAGGTTTAGAGGAATCAAAGGGGCATATTCTCCCTCTTAGGGTCGATTTCCGACGATCGAAGATACGGCCGCACCTTCTTGGGCCTCTGTTCACGAGTGATCaaaaagcaaaacaaacaaaaaaaatcataatcatCGAAAgatataaaaagttaaaaatcaagaaaattgACAATAAATTTGATAAATATTGACAAACTACATTTCTTAGTTTGCACTATAAGGtattaaaattgtatcaatttaACCTTTTACTGAACTAATTGTTaaactttcattaaatatatCAAATAGTGTGCGTAAAACCTTTATATGGACTATTGTGTAAGTCATATTGGCACTAGATTGACAGACAAGAAAAACTCTAAtttagaaatgaaaaaaaaaaaatactactagACTGGTTGCAGAATGTCTGGCGTTGTGGGATGGCCTGTGGCTAGCTACGGCTAAAGGCTTGACTCAGATTGTGGTGGAGAGTGATTCAAAACTGGTGATTGAGTCTATCAGTGGAGCTTATAACCCCCCTTGGAGATTGAAGACCATCCTAGAAGATATTCGATGGCTTGCCGAGTCGTTTGAGGAGATTTGGCGGATGCTATTACTAGACGGGGTTATTCGGTCTCTGAttttcatgtttgggataaaactCTTCCTTTAGAAACCCATCAAGCCTTCCTCTTTGATTCTATTTCCAGTCGAGGCCCACCCACGTGGGGTTGTCCCCCTTGCGTGTCAACCTCACTGTAGCCCAACGACTACTTTTCTTCATCTAAAGACCAGGTTTAATTGGACCattggttaatccaacggtccacgttcaaatattttttttttgttttatatttatatatttattgaatccaacggtttaGATTGAATATAATtaaatctaacggtccaaatttaaattcaacgctaaaataatttaaaaaaattatttaactcaaaattcaaccaaaaactctataaatacctatgtatttgttcaaacatccacacaaaactcactttttacctacaattcttccaatttttctttctaccatttcttctcatttccaaaattttattTCTACCATTTATTAAATgtcgtttgtattaagtttatgtggtttatcatgattttcatgtattgatttagtgatttttcaaaatttataggaatttaaatatttttaggttaaaatgttcataaaattaatttaggataatctacataattttttttaaaagttaatttaaaaaaaaaaccttaaattcattctttaataatatggggctaaaattttaggcttgAAAGGTTGGATCAAAAAAACTATTTATaagctaaaacctaaattttctgagcTGAATATATTTaagttttatatcaaattggaGATGGTGTCAGTGAGGTGGGTTTTACTCTATACTCTTGGGTTGGTAAGAATGAATAATAAAAAGCAAAAATAATTAGAAAAGAGGATAATGACTGCGTGGGTTTTACTCTCTCCTGGGGTGGGTTCAGTTTAAAtcagttcggttttttgccaaaaccgaaaccaaaccgaaatttcggttcggttcattttttttcggttcagtttttccggttcggtttcggttttttgttttttttctttttcaaaaaatgaaaaacattgaaattttaaattttaacatatccaacacaatcataacataagcattctaactagaatcaaagacaatgaaaataaacatttaaagttgaattaaaatcatcaatcaagtcttccaaagtccaaactaacaacctcacaacacaaaatcgtacaaatgacttagaaaagttaaattgtatgatgttgttcaaagatcagggttgtttgcttgtaactgcatgctgacaacttgattagtaaaagtaataCGTGgatggatttatttagtgtgtgttgaattgttttccatcacaaattacccaaaTAATCTAGGGTTGttttatgggaactttaacgaaaagcacccggtactgttcactttaacgaaaaaccacatttttacactaaaaagtcaatcttgatactattcactttaccctttattttgtccttatcattaaaactcaaagttttcaagcccttttcattagttttcctttgttttattGACACCCCACATTTTTATGAAAACACCCCACATCCAAAATATTCCTCTAAAATTCCAACTTTGTCCCTCATTTTTCTAAATACACCCCCACCCTCGTACAAAAGTCAACAGCAAACAACCTCATTTATACGGCCACTACCTCTGAATAACTCCGTCGTTGACATCGCATGACCGACAACTCCCATGCAGTTGGTAACAACCCATCACCTCAACTCATCCAATTGGATAACCCTTCAGCCCCATCACCTCCGTCGCAAAAATCTGTCGTCCAACACTCAAACTCGCCCACCTCGTCTCCAAATTTCTTGTTGCCAAACTTTACCAACCATCCAAAATTCCAAATAGGGTAGAAGAAGTACATGCAATTTCTTGggattgtagagagagagagagaggatatgGTGCCATGGTGAGAGGTTGGTATTTTGCTCCAGATTTTCTAGGGTGGAATAGTGGAGGACGTCGTTGTTTTTGTAAGATTGTGGAGTGTTTTAATTTAGTTCAAATAGGGGTAAAAGAGAAAATTcatgtgaaaaaatgaaagtgtGGGGTGTTTTCATAAgattgtggggtgttaataaaatTACCcataatctacccgaaataaatgtttatggattatgttacatgttatatgagagtagatttggaaaagaaagctggggcagaagtagacagtgttatggagatggatgtaggtacttcaggaggaggaggtttggttccagaaccttatatgggggagaaataataggttagggtttagagtttttataggcatttttttaatattttgatcttaaagtttggcaacacattgggtttagcacattttaacttacaaattgggtttagaaaataatacccaaaacaaataattaaataaaaaaattaatttaagggagactttggatgcggtccctagttatgaacagtctttgactgaaaccttattggttttcaatttttgatccaagtccctgagattaattgataatttatttctatgtacgttactatattttttaaattaaaaattaaaatttatagttgtttatagtaatgagattttaaataaaaaaccataatttgtgggattaaaaatattaaaatataaatatactattgtgtgtgtgtgtgtgtgtgtaaacatgggtacattcataaaaataaccaaaaaattattgtatcaaaacatgggtacattcttcaaaatgggtacatttagcaaaaataaaaatgggtacaaataaataaaaaaatatgggtacaatacaaataaaactttaaaaaatatgggcacaaaaagaaattaatatatgggtacaaattaaaactgaaaggaaaattggtacaaattaaaaaagggttgcaaattaaaaattggtacaaactaaaaataaaaatatatgataaaaaaatttagccataaatataaatatactaattgtaacatttttaatattaaatgaatatatttagaaataaaaaatattttattattgaaataattaatgatattattaatacaaaggaccttgatcaaaaattgaaaagtaataaggttttaatcaatagagtagtaaaaataaggatgaaaacctaattactccttaatttaattaattcggttcgattcgatttttcaattcggttcggttttttcgttcggttcgattttttcgttcggttcggttttttcgatttcggtttgatttggttttcggttttttgagcCCACCCCTACTATCTCCTCCCccttcctcttctctctcttaccAAAACACCAagacaactctctctctctctctctctctctctctctctctctcaagtttttctttcatttcactCTGCGCTTTCTCATGGTTtcccaataaaaccctaatcTTTCTCCTCACTCACTCTCCAGGTACTCCAATCAAACCCTAATCACTCTCTTAATCACTCGCTTACGGTACGATTTTCGGATAACTAGGTTTGATTGATTTGATTTGGGGTTTGTGGATCTGCGTGTTTGGTTGCagagaaaatttgaaggaaaacaaaaattggGAATTAAGCGTAGGAATATATGTCCTTCAATCAATCAAGGTCAGATAAGAACGAGACGCAGTACCGGAAAACAGGGCGAACCGTAAGCTCTAATCAGCAGCACAGGGGATACTCACCATCTTACCCTAAGGGCACCAGCGCCGGTTGGCCCGGCCCTACTATCTTCTCCAACCGcaggtgcatatatatatatctctttctctctctctctctctctctctctctctctctctcttactctctctGTGTATCGTATCTACTGATTGCGTGTGTCTGTGTGTAGAGTTTGTTTCTGATCAGTTTTACttcacttttaagttttaacaatcTATGCAATTATATTGCTTTTGATTGTGatttcaaatttgggtttttttaatacgtttttgaatttttgagatTGTTGGAAGTTAGGGTTTGatgattttattttcaaatattcAGTTTTAAGAAGAATAATAACAATGCACAAGGAGGACAATCCAGGGCAAGTGCAACCACTGTAAATACTCAGGATTCCGGTATTGCTTTTGCACAACGTGGCGGTGTACAAAACCGAGCCCATGTACAGCCCCAATTGCATGGTACAGATTTCGAAGTTTCTGTTCTCTTTCAGTCTAGAAATTTATATGATAATGTCGTGATTGTTTTAATAGACTTTTACGGGTAGTTGAAGGAGTTTGGGAATCTGAGATAAATGGGGTTCTCTTTTAAAATCTGtgttgcccattttgtttgatTCTCATTTCTTGGCAATGTTTTCCTGCGATTGATTTGATGTAGGAGGTTCTGATGCACCTGTTGCACGCACAGCTTCCCGGACAGCTGAAGCATCAGCCTCTCAGAGAAGCTCCCGAACTGTTCCAAAAGCTCCCACTTCTCAATCTGCCTCCGTGATTTCTGACACAAGAACACCCACTACACCAGCGAAGCGTAAGTTCACACTCTGGACCATGGATTTTGTTGTACTCAATGGTGGGGAATGTTGGCGTATTTTCACTgtctccatgatcacgtcgaatccttatgaaaatgaatccagaacgaaatcgcgctaaagctagggcgtcacccgtaagtggcgcactgtgtggcccgagcacagtgataagtgagcacagtgataagtgaacGAAATCgcacttggtgcaaggaattgctcagacggagaagttatttataggaggagatttaaatggacacgtgggcagggagacaggcaactatggaggttttcatggtggccatggttttggggagagaaacgaggatggggaagctatcttggattttgcaatggcatatgatctcttcttagccaacaccttctttaagaagagagaagaacatgtgatcacctacaagagtgggttgtcaaaaacacaaatagattttcttctaatgaggaaaggggatcgtataacttgtaaggattgcaaagttataccaggagagagcgtggctaatcaacatcgcttgttggtgatggatgtacatatcaaaagagtgagaaaaaagaacaagacttggaagtgcccaaggactagatggtggaatctaaaagaagaaaaacaagccattttcaaagagaaagtaatcacccagtgtgtgtgggatagagagggggatgctaaccaaatgtgggattccatggctaattgtatccgaaaagtagcaaaagaggtattaggagagtccaagggctttgccccacaccaaaaggaatcttggtggtggaatgaggaggtacaaacaaaggtgaaggctaagaaggaatgttgtaaagccttatacaaggataggaccgatgaaaatggtgaaaggtatagaaaagcgaagcaagaggcgaagaaagttgtgagagaagctaagttagcggcttacgacgatatgtataagcgactagataccaaagaaggagagttggatatctataaactagttagagcaagggaaaagaagacaatggacctaaaccaagtgaggtgcatcaaggatgaggatggaaaggttcttgctacagagaacgcggttaaagacagatggaaaggttattttcataatcttttcaatgaaggacatgaaaggagtgcttctttaggggagttgagtaactcagaagaatgtagaaactactctttttatcgtagaatccggaaggaagaagtggtcgtagctttgaagaagatgaaacatagaaaagcaataggcccagacgatataccaatcgaagtgtggaaagttttgggagagacaagtATAACATGGcccactgaccttttcaataggattttgaaaacgaagaagatgccaaatgagtggcgaatgagcactttggtgcctatctacaagaataagggcgatgtacaaaattgcatgaactataggggtattaagctaatgagtcatacaatgaagctttgggagagagtcattgagcatagattgaggcaagagacacgggtttcggacaaccaattcgggttcatgccagggcgctcaaccatggaggcaatctatctcttacgaagattgatggaaagatatagagatgggaaaaaggatttacacatggtctttatagatttggaaaaagcgtatgatagggtcccaagagacattctttggaggattttagagaagaaaagagtacgagtagcatatatccaagctatacaggatatgtatgaaggagcaaagactgccgtaagaactcatgaaggacaaactgaaaactttcccataactgtaggattacatcaaggctcatccttaagtctttacctttt
Proteins encoded in this region:
- the LOC126627833 gene encoding eukaryotic translation initiation factor 4G-like, with protein sequence MSFNQSRSDKNETQYRKTGRTVSSNQQHRGYSPSYPKGTSAGWPGPTIFSNRSFKKNNNNAQGGQSRASATTVNTQDSGIAFAQRGGVQNRAHVQPQLHGGSDAPVARTASRTAEASASQRSSRTVPKAPTSQSASVISDTRTPTTPAKPPGDASKGLAFQFGSINRGFMNWMQREGCVPCRFLLEPAQLPQIWMSRNVIRHAMILLELRLQCQSLLFLNSSYQGKTQRPLINLMLLRFIWYPGLKRMCKSHMHPLLVKLRNLLLIQWLGCPCQCHFISHRFRCNSVAPTSRSNLRV